Proteins encoded together in one Miscanthus floridulus cultivar M001 chromosome 16, ASM1932011v1, whole genome shotgun sequence window:
- the LOC136514495 gene encoding uncharacterized protein gives MHEEIPEAEETLRVERAAKRLVTEVQDVMKTARYRKRCFDQIEVVMKTNKELTAEVERLRRQLEATDQERTNQEAQNQNLVGQLKNKEQEKTGLEAEVTRLQGENSRAFAECGRLKEDNEKLARRQSELQDHTNRMKDDLKILKVNAKRHLEAVIKERDDWKAQCLKASEERDTWSKRCQEMATGIVPVLDLIDPALTEEELRTPQLGLVERCKQAWGWFQDFVKEAGEYTGAHVLSMVRAHYPLIDLKRLEAGYPKEIDPDQAEELRTAQLDLSSKIIGDINLCGGGTAPVQGMPSTSQLEMPSATSQPTEPAVSTSQAPAGPSPSA, from the exons atgcacgaggagatcccagaggccgaggaaaccttaagagttgaacgagcggccaaacgcctggtgactgaagtccag gacgtgatgaaaactgcaaggtaccgaaaaaggtgcttcgaccagatagaagtagtcatgaagaccaataaggagctgacggctgaagtggaacgcctacggcgccaacttgaagccaccgaccaggagaggacaaaccaagaagcacagaaccaaaacctggtcggccagctcaaaaacaaagagcaggagaaaacag gtttagaagctgaagtgacccgcctccagggggagaacagccgtgcgtttgcagaatgtggtcgcctgaaggaggacaacgagaaattggcacgccgccagtcggaactccaagaccacactaacagaatgaaggacgacctgaaaa ttttgaaagtcaatgccaagaggcaccttgaggccgtgatcaaggagcgcgacgactggaaagcacaatgccttaaggcctccgaggagcgggacacgtggagcaagcggtgccaagaaatggcaactggcattgtgcccgtcctcgaccttatcgacccggcgctcacagaggaagagctaaggacacctcagctcggactggtcgagagatgcaagcaagcatggggatggttccaagacttcgtgaaggaggcgggtgagtacacgggtgcccatgtgctaagcatggttcgtgctcactaccccctgatcgatctcaaacgcttggaggctgggtacccgaaggagatagacccagaccaggccgaagagcttcggacggcccagctggacttgtcgtcaaagataattggcgatattaacctgtgcggaggtgggacagcacctgtgcagggtatgccatcgacaagccagctggaaatgccatcagctacaagccaaccaacggagcctgcggtctcgaccagccaggcaccggcggggccatccccttcagcttga